Proteins encoded in a region of the Fundulus heteroclitus isolate FHET01 chromosome 2, MU-UCD_Fhet_4.1, whole genome shotgun sequence genome:
- the LOC105926571 gene encoding cytochrome P450 2F2 yields MWASVLLLGLFVCFLLLQLTPRRPKNFPPGPTSLPVLGNLLCMNLNDPIKDFQRLRQSYGNVYSLFFGLKPAVVISGFKTIKEAIVIKAVDFAGRPQDLFPNYVTQRNGVILADYGSVWRDHRRFALMTMRNFGLGKKSMEERIHEEIQCTVDTLVKSLGATLSPQFMFHNAASNIICKVVFGTRYEYDDEMIKIIVKCFTDLTKMANGLWAMLYNSIPLIRPLPLPFNKAFKDMEMYLGLAAGLVNEHKKTRVPGEPRDFVDCYLDELDQQGEGSSFSEEKLLMHTFDLYVAGTDTTSNTLLTGFLYLMNYPHIQERCQEEIDQVLEGKDKVTFDDRHNMPYMQAVIHEVQRIANTVPLSVFHCTTKDTELMGYSIPKGTMVIQNLTSVLNEEGQWKFPHEFNPENFLNDKGEFVKPEAFMPFSAGPRICLGEGLARMELFLIMVTLLRKFNFIWPEDAGEPDFTPVYGITSTPKPYTMKVQLRSKQ; encoded by the exons ATGTGGGCTTCAGTACTTCTGCTGGGGCTTTTTGTTTGCTTCCTTCTTCTTCAACTCACACCTCGGAGACCAAAGAATTTCCCACCAGGACCCACTAGTCTGCCTGTACTGGGCAACCTTTTGTGCATGAACTTAAATGACCCCATAAAGGACTTTCAGAGG CTCAGGCAGTCTTATGGAAATGTCTACAGTCTGTTCTTTGGCTTAAAACCAGCGGTGGTCATCAGTGGTTTTAAGACCATAAAGGAGGCGATTGTTATCAAAGCTGTCGATTTCGCTGGACGACCTCAAGACCTGTTTCCAAATTATGTTACTCAAAGAAACG GTGTTATCCTGGCTGATTATGGCTCGGTTTGGAGGGACCATCGTCGCTTTGCTCTGATGACCATGAGAAACTTTGGTCTTGGGAAGAAATCCATGGAGGAAAGAATTCACGAAGAGATTCAATGTACAGTCGACACACTGGTAAAAAGCCTCG gtgCTACCCTGAGTCCACAGTTCATGTTTCATAATGCAGCTTCAAACATCATCTGCAAAGTTGTGTTTGGAACACGTTATGAGTATGATGATGAGATGATCAAAATTATTGTTAAGTGCTTCACTGACCTGACAAAGATGGCCAACGGGCTGTGGGCTATG CTGTATAACTCCATTCCTTTGATCCGTCCTCTGCCCCTGCCCTTCAACAAGGcctttaaggacatggag ATGTATCTGGGTCTTGCAGCTGGTTTGGTGAACGAACACAAGAAGACCAGAGTCCCTGGAGAGCCACGGGATTTTGTCGACTGCTATCTGGATGAACTGGATCAG CAAGGAGAGGGCTCTTCTTTCTCTGAAGAAAAACTGCTAATGCACACATTTGATCTTTACGTTGCTGGGACTGACACCACCTCCAACACCCTCCTCACCGGGTTTCTTTACCTCATGAACTACCCTCACATACAAG AACGATGTCAGGAAGAGATAGACCAGGTGCTGGAGGGGAAGGATAAAGTCACTTTTGATGACAGACACAACATGCCTTATATGCag GCTGTGATTCATGAAGTTCAACGGATTGCAAACACTGTTCCTCTCAGTGTCTTCCACTGCACAACTAAAGACACGGAGCTCATGGGATACTCCATTCCAAAG GGTACAATGGTCATCCAGAACCTGACCTCAGTCCTGAATGAGGAGGGACAGTGGAAGTTCCCTCATGAATTCAACCCTGAAAACTTCCTGAATGACAAGGGAGAGTTTGTCAAACCTGAAGCATTCATGCCTTTTTCTGCAG GCCCTAGGATATGTCTCGGAGAGGGTCTGGCTCGTATGGAGCTCTTCCTCATCATGGTGACTCTGCTGAGGAAGTTTAACTTCATCTGGCCGGAGGA
- the LOC105926557 gene encoding cytochrome P450 2F2-like translates to MFVSIFLLGLCVCFLLLQLQPRRPKNFPPGPPCLPVLGTLLHLNLENPLKDFERLRESYGNVYSLFMGSKPAVVINGFKAMKEAIVTKSTDFAGRPQDLFINDVTQRKGVVMADFGPMWREHRRFALMTLRNFGLGKKSMEERILEEIQYIIETLEKNCGNTVSPQVMFHNAGSNIICQVLFGTRYEYDDETIKLIVRCFAEMTKIANGPWAMLYDSVPLIRHLPLPFNKAFEDMEIFLNLARHLVNEHKKTRVSGEPRDFVDCYLDELENRDDDSTFSEEQLTRITFDLYVAGTDTTSNTLLTGFLYLMNYPHIQEQCQQEIDRVLVGKDRVTFEDRLSMPYTQAVIHEIQRIANTVPLSAFHCTTKDTELTGYSIPKGTMIIQNLNSVLREEGQWKFPHEFNPENFLNEQGEFIKPEAFMPFSAGPRMCLGEGLARMELFLITVILLRKFEFIWPEDAGEPDFTPVFGVTLTPKPYTMKVRLRSDQ, encoded by the exons ATGTTTGTTTCAATATTTCTGTTAGGGCTCTGTGTTTGCTTCCTTCTTCTTCAGCTCCAACCTCGGAGACCCAAGAACTTCCCACCAGGACCCCCCTGTCTGCCTGTACTGGGGACCCTGCTGCATCTAAACTTAGAGAACCCCTTAAAGGACTTTGAGAGG CTCAGGGAGTCCTATGGAAATGTCTACAGTCTGTTCATGGGTTCAAAACCAGCTGTTGTCATCAATGGGTTCAAGGCAATGAAGGAGGCAATTGTGACTAAATCTACCGATTTCGCTGGAAGACCCCAAGACCTTTTTATAAATGACGTCACCCAAAGAAAAG GTGTAGTTATGGCTGATTTTGGGCCAATGTGGAGGGAGCACCGGCGCTTTGCTCTGATGACCCTCAGGAACTTTGGGCTGGGAAAGAAATCAATGGAGGAGAGAATCCTTGAGGAAATTCAATACATCATTGAAACACTGGAAAAGAACTGTG GTAACACTGTGAGTCCTCAGGTTATGTTTCATAACGCTGGCTCCAACATCATCTGCCAGGTTCTCTTTGGAACACGCTACGAGTACGATGATGAGACAATCAAGTTGATTGTGAGGTGTTTTGCAGAGATGACTAAAATAGCCAATGGTCCATGGGCAATG CTGTATGACTCTGTCCCTTTAATACGTCACCTGCCGCTGCCCTTCAACAAAGCCTTTGAAGACATGGAG atttttctgaaTCTTGCAAGACATTTGGTGAATGAACACAAAAAAACCAGAGTCTCTGGAGAGCCACGAGATTTTGTTGACTGCTATTTGGATGAACTGGAAAAC AGAGATGATGATTCTACGTTTTCTGAGGAGCAGTTAACAAGAATCACATTTGATCTTTATGTTGCTGGGACAGACACAACCTCCAACACCCTCCTTACTGGGTTTCTCTACCTCATGAACTACCCACACATACAAg AACAATGTCAGCAGGAGATAGACCGGGTGCTGGTCGGGAAGGATCGGGTCACATTTGAGGACAGACTCAGCATGCCCTACACACAG GCTGTGATCCATGAAATTCAGAGGATTGCCAACACTGTTCCTCTTAGCGCTTTTCACTGCACGACTAAAGACACAGAACTCACGGGATACTCTATTCCCAAG GGTACAATGATCATCCAGAACCTGAACTCAGTGCTGAGAGAGGAAGGACAATGGAAATTCCCTCATGAATTCAACCCTGAAAACTTCCTGAACGAACAGGGAGAGTTTATTAAACCAGAAGCCTTCATGCCTTTCTCTGCAG GTCCTCGGATGTGTCTCGGAGAAGGTCTTGCTCGTATGGAGCTCTTCCTAATCACGGTGATCCTGCTGAGGAAGTTTGAGTTTATCTGGCCGGAGGATGCAGGGGAGCCAGATTTCACTCCAGTGTTTGGAGTCACGCTGACTCCAAAGCCTTACACCATGAAGGTCCGGCTGAGGTCAGATCAGTGA
- the LOC118565206 gene encoding cytochrome P450 2D26-like, which yields MFVSIFLIGLCVCFLLLQLQPRRPKNFPPGPPCLPVLGTLLHLNLENPLKDFQRLRESYGNVYSLFMGSKPAVVINGFKAMKEAIVTKSIDFAGRPRGLFINDLMQTKGVIMADYGPIWRERRRFALMNLKNFGLGKKSMEERILEEIQYIIETLEKNCGNTVSPQVMFHNAGSNIICQLLFGTRYEYDDETIKLIVRCFTEITKIINSPWAMLYDSVPLIRHLPLPFNKAFEDMEIFLNIARHLVNEHKRTRVSGEPRDFVDCYLDELENVCKYSFWPFPFRELLLQSGLSGFIDKTPPMSCSSDELIPHIIYPRHSHTEPQHLHLSSSASYLFLSAIGTMIIQNLDSVLREEGQWKFPHEFNPENFLNEQGEFVKPEAFMPFSAGPRVCLGESLARMELFLIVVTLLRRFKFIWPEDAGEPDFTPVYGITLTPKPYRMKVQLRSKQ from the exons ATGTTTGTTTCAATATTTCTGATAGGGCTCTGTGTTTGCTTCCTTCTTCTTCAGCTCCAACCTCGGAGACCCAAGAACTTCCCACCAGGACCCCCCTGTCTGCCTGTACTGGGGACCCTGCTGCATCTAAACTTAGAGAACCCCTTAAAGGACTTTCAGAGG CTCAGGGAGTCCTATGGAAATGTCTACAGTCTGTTCATGGGTTCAAAACCAGCTGTTGTCATCAATGGGTTCAAGGCAATGAAGGAGGCAATTGTGACTAAATCTATCGATTTCGCTGGAAGACCCCGAGGCCTTTTTATAAATGACCTAATGCAGACAAAAG GTGTGATTATGGCTGATTATGGCCCAATCTGGAGGGAACGCCGGCGCTTTGCTCTGATGAACCTCAAGAACTTTGGTCTGGGAAAGAAATCAATGGAGGAGAGAATCCTTGAGGAAATTCAATACATCATTGAAACACTGGAAAAGAACTGTG GTAACACTGTGAGTCCTCAGGTTATGTTTCATAACGCTGGCTCCAACATCATCTGCCAGCTTCTCTTTGGAACACGCTACGAGTACGATGATGAGACAATCAAGTTGATTGTGAGGTGTTTTACTGAGATAACTAAAATAATCAACAGTCCATGGGCAATG CTGTATGACTCTGTCCCTTTAATACGTCACCTGCCGCTGCCCTTCAACAAAGCCTTTGAAGACATGGAG atttttctgaaTATAGCAAGACATTTGGTGAATGAACACAAAAGAACCCGAGTCTCTGGAGAGCCACGAGATTTTGTTGACTGCTATTTGGATGAACTGGAAAACGTATGCAAATACTCCTTTTGGCCTTTTCCTTTCAGGG AACTCCTGCttcagtctggcctctctggctttatcgACAAAACACCTCCTATGAGCTGTTCCTCTGATGAACTCATTCCTCATATTATCTATCCTCGTCACTCCCATAcagaacctcaacatcttcatctctccagctctgcctcctatCTCTTCCTCAGCGCCATT ggTACAATGATCATCCAGAACCTGGATTCGGTGCTGAGGGAGGAAGGACAGTGGAAGTTCCCTCATGAATTCAACCCGGAGAACTTCCTAAATGAACAGGGAGAGTTTGTCAAACCTGAAGCTTTCATGCCTTTCTCTGCAG GTCCTCGGGTATGTCTTGGAGAGAGTCTGGCTCGTATGGAACTTTTCCTCATCGTGGTGACTCTGCTGAGGAGGTTTAAGTTCATCTGGCCGGAGGATGCTGGAGAACCAGACTTCACCCCGGTTTATGGAATCACTTTGACACCCAAACCTTATCGTATGAAGGTCCAACTGAGGTCAAAACAGTGA